The genome window CACCAACGACGACGCTCTAAAGATCGACTACTCAGCCACCACCGATAAGGCTACCCCCGTCAACCTGACTAACCACGCCTACTTCAACCTGGGCCTGGGTCAGAGTAAGGATATTCTGGGCCATGTGGTAACTATTGACGCCGACCGTTACAACGTGGTCGACGCGGGACTCATCCCGACCGGCGAGTTGCGCCCCGTCAAAGGCACGCCCTTTGACTTCACTACGCCCCACGCCATTGGGGAGCGGATTGGGCAGGTGCCCGGCGGTTACGACCATAACTGGGCGCTGAACCAGGCCAGCGGCATGCACCCAGCCGCTACCGTGTACGAGCCTACCTCGGGCCGCACCATGACGGTGCAGACCACCGAGCCCGGCCTGCAGTTCTACACCGGCAACTTCCTCGATGGTACCCTGCGCGGGAAAGGCGGCACGGTGTACGGCAAGCACGCGGGCTTCTGCATGGAAACCCAGCACTTCCCCGATTCGCCCAACCAGCCCAAGTTCCCGAGCACCATTCTCCAGCCGGGCCAGACGTTGCAATCCACGACTACCTACACGTTTGGCGTGCGGCGGTAAGTGAACTGGTGAGATGGTGGACTAGCGCGTTTGCTGTGCTAGCGGCTCCAATAGCGCCCATAGAACAGCAACCTTACCTGTTCACCATCTCACGCCTCACTAATTCACTGAATCACTAACTCACCTTTCCCGTGCAAACTCCTACCTCAACAGATGCCTACGTTATTGGCATCGACTACGGCTCCGACTCGGTGCGGGCCGTGCTGGTGAATGCTCATACCGGCGTTGAAATTGCCCAGGCCGTGCATCTGTACGCCCGCTGGAAGGAGCAGCGCTACTGCAATGCCACCAAAAACCAGTTTCGCCAGCACCCCTTAGACCACATTGAAGGCCTAGAGGCTACCGTGCGCCGCGTGGCCCAAAAGGTGCCAGCCGAGCAGATTGTAGGTCTGGCCGTCGACACCACCGGCTCCACGCCCGGTCCCGTGGATGAGCACGGGGTAGCCCTGGCGCTAAAGCCGGGCTTCGAAGAAAACCCGAACGCCATGTTCGTGCTCTGGAAAGACCACACGGCCCTGCCCGAAGCCGCCGAAATCAACCGGAAAGCCCGCACCTGGGGTGGCGAAGATTTCACCCAGTTTGAAGGTGGTATTTACTCCTCGGAGTGGTTCTGGGCCAAAATTGCCCACGTAGTACGCGAGGACGAAGCCGTGGCCCAGGCCGCCTACTCCTGGATGGAGCACTGCGACTGGCTGACCCTGTTGCTCACCGGCGGCGAGCTGAAAACCTTTAAGCGCAGCCGCTGCGCCGCTGGCCACAAAGCCATGTGGCACGAGAGCTGGGGTGGCCTCCCCTCCGAAGAATTCTTGACCCTGCTGGAGCCCAAACTAGTCGGCCTGCGCGAGCGGCTGTTCGAAGAAACCTACACCGCCGATGAAGTAGCCGGCAACCTGTCGGAAGAGTGGGCCCAGCGCCTGGGTTTGACCACCAACACCGTGGTAGCCGTGGGCTCCTTTGACGCCCACGCCGGCGCGGTGGCGGGCGAAATTGAGGCGTACTCCATGGTGAAGGTGATGGGTACTTCCACCTGCGACATTGTGGTGGCCCCCATGGACGAGGTAGGCGGCAAGCTAGTGCCCGGCATCTGCGGGCAGGTCGATGGCTCGGTGATTCCGGGCATGCTGGGCCTGGAGGCTGGGCAGTCGGCCGTGGGCGACTTGCTGGCTTGGTTCCGTGGGGTGATTGAGTGGCCCTTGCGCACCTTGCTACCCCAATCCTCGGTGCTAACCCCGGAGCAGCAGGCAGCGCTGCGCGAGGAGCTGAGCGACAAGATGATGGCCGAGCTGAACGTAGCCGCCGCGGCCGTAAACCCCGAAGAATCGCAGGTATTGGCCCTGGACTGGGTGAACGGCCGCCGTACGCCCGACGCCAACCAGGCCCTGAAAGGCGCTATCATGAACCTGACCATGGGCACCTCAGCCCCGCAGATTTTCCGGGCCCTGGTGGAGTCCATCTGCTACGGTTCCAAGCAAATTGTGGAGCGCTTCGAGCAGGAAGGCATTCCGATTAAGCAGGTCATTGGCCTAGGTGGCGTGGCCAAGAAGTCGGGCTTTATGATGCAGACCCTGGCCGACGTGCTGAACCGCCCCATCAAGGTAGCCGAATCGGACCAGGCGCCCGCCCTGGGCTCGGCCATGTACGCGGCCGTAGCGGCCGGCATCCACCCCGATGTAGTAACCGCCCAGAAGGCTATGGGCAACGGCTTCGCCGAAACCTATACCCCCAACCCTGCCCGCGTAGCCGACTATCAGCGCCGCTACGAGCAGTACCAGGCCTTCGGGCAGTATGTAGAACACGCTACCCAACTGCAGCCCGGCGAAGTGGCCGAAACGGAGTTAGTCGACCAAGCATGAGCCAGTATCAAGACTTAAAGCAGGCCTGCTACGAGGCCAACATGCAGCTGCCCCAACTGGGGTTGGTGCTGTTCACCTTCGGCAATGCCAGCGTAGTGGATCGGGAGAAGCGGGTGTTTGCCATCAAGCCCAGCGGCGTGCCCTACGCTACCCTCCGGCCCGAAGACATTGTCATCGTGAGCTTTGCCAATGAGATAGTGGAAGGCACTAAGCGGCCTTCTTCCGATACCAAAACCCACGCGGTGCTCTACAGCCACTGGGAGCACATTGGCGGCATCGTGCATACGCACTCCACCTACGCCACGGCCTGGGCACAGGCGCAGCTCGACATCCCCATCCTGGGCACCACCCACGCCGACCACCTCACGGCCGATATTCCCTGCGCCCCGCCCATGGAAGACGCCATGATTGCCGGCGACTACGAGCATCAAACCGGCTGGCAGATCATCAACGAATTCCAGCGCCGCGGCCTCTCCCCCGAGGAAGTGGAAATGGTGCTCCTGAGCAACCACGCGCCCTTCACTTGGGGCAAAACCGTGGAAAAAGCCGTGTATCACAGCGCCGTGCTGGAAGAAGTAGCCCGCATAGCCTACCTCAGCTGCACCCTCCGCCCCGACGTGCCCCGCCTCAAAGACGCCCTGATTCAAAAGCACTACGAGCGCAAACACGGCGTGCATTCTTATTACGGGCAGTCGTAAGGAAGCTGTTTACCAAGAACGATAAAACGTCCGTCATGCAGAGCGCAGCGAAGCATCTCGCGCGCTGATGTTGCAGTAGTAATTAGGTGTCAGCCCGCGAGATGCTTCGCCTCCGGCTCTGCATGACAATAGCACTACAACATCAGCGTGCGGAATACTTCAGCTTCGCCTCCTTCTGTCTGATAACTCTCTGACATCTCCACCCCAAGCATATGATTGACATTTCCCACTACGAAGCCTGGTTTATCACCGGTAGCCAGCACCTCTATGGCCCCGAAACCCTGGAGCAGGTAGCCCAGCACTCCCAGCAGATTGCCGAGGCTCTGGGTACTGCCCTACCCATCAAAATCGTGTATAAGCCGGTGCTGACGGGTCCGGATGAGATTTACCAACTGGTGCAGCAGGCCAACACCACCAAGAACTGCGTGGGGTTGATTGCATGGATGCACACCTTCTCGCCGGCCAAAATGTGGATCAACGGCCTGAAGATTCTGCAAAAGCCCCTGGCCCACCTGCACACTCAGTTCAACCGCGACATTCCGTGGGGCGACATTGATATGGACTTCATGAACACCAACCAATCGGCGCACGGCGACCGGGAGTTTGGCTTCATTGGGGCCCGTCTGCGCCTCAAGCGCAAGGTGGTAGTGGGCCACTGGCAGAGCGCTGATGTGCACGAGCGCCTCAGCATCTGGGCCCGCGCGGCCTCGGCCTGGGCCGACTGGCAGGGCGCCCGCATCGTGCGCTTCGGCGACAACATGCGCTACGTAGCCGTAACCGAAGGCGACAAGGTAGAAGCCGAGCTGAAGTTTGGCTACTCGGTGAACACCTACGGCATCGGCGACTTGGTAGCCGTCATCAACCAGGCCACCGACGAGCAGGTGAACGCGCTGTTGGCTACCTACGAGCAGGAATATGAGCTGGGCGACTCGCTCCGTGAAGGCGGCGCGCAGCGTGAAAGCCTGCGCGAGGCGGCCCGCATTGAGGTGGGCATGCGCCAGTTCCTGCAGGACACCAAGGCCATCGGCTTCACCGATACCTTCGAGGATTTGCATGGCATGGCCCAGCTGCCCGGCATTGCTACCCAGCGCCTGATGGCCGAGGGCTACGGCTTCGGCGGCGAGGGCGACTGGAAAACCTCAGCTCTGGTGCGCGCCATGAAAGTAATGGGTGCGGGCTTGCCCGGCGGTAACTCCTTCATGGAAGACTACACCTACCACTTCCAGCCCGGCAACGAGCAGGTACTCGGCTCCCACATGCTGGAAATCTGCCCCACCATTGCGGAAGGCAAAGCCAAGGTAGAAGTACATCCGCTGGGCATCGGGGGCAAGGCTGATCCGGCCCGTCTGGTGTTCAACTGCCCCGCCGGCCCGGCTCTGAATGCTACCATCGTGGACCTCGGCCACCGCTTCCGCTTGGTAGTGAATGAGGTAGAAGCCGTAGCCCCGGAGCAGGACTTGCCCAAGCTGCCCGTAGCCCGCGTGCTCTGGCAGGTGAAGCCCAGCCTGAGCGTAGGCGCGGCCGCCTGGATTTACGCCGGCGGTGCCCACCACACCGGCTACAGCCAGAACCTGACGGCCGAGTACCTCGAGGACTTCGCCGAAATGGCCGGCATCGAGTACGTCATCATCGACGACGAAACCAAGCTGCGCACCTTCAAAAACGAGCTGCGCTACAACGACGTGGCCTTCAGCCAGCGGTAAGCCGCTACGCTAACTAGAACGTCATTCCGAGCTTACCGAGGAATCTCGCGGGCTGACGTTGCCAAGGTAACTGTCCTGCCAGATCAGGCAGGACGGTCATTTCAGCCTACTGTCTAGTTCCCCTTTCCCACACTTCAACAGCCCGCCTTCCCATATTCCATGCGTAATAACCTTACTACGCTTGACCTGCTCGTCTTCTTTGTGTACCTGATTGGGGTTTCGGCCTACGGGTTTTACATCTACAAGAGCAAGCAGAAAGCCGAGCAGAGTACCAAAGACTACTTCCTGGCCGAAGGCTCCCTGACGTGGTGGGCCATCGGAGCCTCCATGATTGCCTCCAATATTTCGGCCGAGCAGTTCATCGGCATGTCGGGCTCGGGCTTTAAGGTAGGGGTAGCCGTGGCCGCCTACGAGTGGGTGGCGGCCGTGGTGCTCATTATTGTGGCCGTGTTCTTTATGCCGGTGTATTTGAAGAATAAAATCTTCACGATGCCGCAGTTTCTGGAGCAGCGCTACAACTCCACCCTGAGCCTGATTATGAGCATTTTCTGGCTCTTTCTCTACGTGCTCGTTAACCTGACTTCCATTCTCTACCTCGGGGCCCTGGCCCTGAGCAACCTGATTGGGGGCGACAGTTTTCACGTCATCATTGTGCTACTGGCCTTGTTCTCGCTCTTCATCTCCATTGGGGGTATGAAGGTAGTGGGCTACACCGACGTGATTCAGGTGGTGGTGCTGGTGGTAGGCGGCCTGGTAACCACCTACATTGCCCTGACGCTGGTAAGCAACCAGTTTGGCCTGGACGGCGGGGCCATTTCCGGCTTCACGGCCCTCATGGACCGCGCCCCTGACCACTTCCGCATGATTTTCGACAAGCCCACCCAGGCCACGCCCCAGGTGGAAATCGACAAGTACCTGGCCCTGCCCGGCATTGCCATGTACTTCGCCGGCCAGTGGATTGTGAACCTGAACTACTGGGGTTGCAACCAGTACATCACCCAGCGCGCTCTGGGCGCCGACCTGCACACGGCCCGCACCGGCATTCTGTTCGCCGGTATCCTGAAGCTGATGATGCCCGTGATTGTGATGCTGCCCGGCATTGCCGCCTACGTGCTGTACCAAAACGGCGGCTTGCAGGCCGAAATGTCCTCTACCGGTTCTTTCAACTCCGATAACGCCTACTCCGCCATTCTCACCTTCCTGCCCAACGGCCTGAAAGGCCTGAGCATGGCGGCCCTGACGGCGGCCATCGTGGCCTCCCTGGCGGGCAAGGTCAACTCTATTTCCACCATCTTCACCCTCGACATCTACAAGCGCTACCTCAACAAGGACGCCACGGAGAAAAAGCAGGTGTGGGTAGGCCGGGTGACCATTCTGGCGGCTATTGTGCTGAGCGTGGCCATGACCTGGCAAGATTTGCTGGGCATTGGGGGCGAAGGCGGCTTCCAGTTTATTCAGAAGTACACGGGCTTTATCTCGCCCGGTATTCTGGCCGTGTTCCTGCTGGGCATGTTCTGGAAGCGCACCACTGCTACGGCGGGCATCGTGGGCATTCTGGCCGGCTTTGCCTTATCGGTGTTCTTCAACAACTACGCTCCCACGGTGCTAGGCCCGGAAACCATTCTGTACACAGCCTTCCCGAACGGGCGCGGGGCCTACGAAATCCCCTTCCTGATCTGCATGGGCCTTTCGTTTGCCTTCACCTTCGTGCTGATGGTGGGCGTGAGTTTGGCCGGGCCGGTGGTGAACCCACGGGCCATTCAGCTCAGTCCCAGCATGTTCCGCGTGAGTACCCAGACCATGTCGCTCATCGTCATCACCATGCTGATGCTCACGGCGCTCTACGTCAAGTTCTGGTAGCGGCTACTAGGTAGCCTTTATCACGCGGCTTCTGCCAAGGGCCGCTAGTACCACCACAACGGGGGCGTGACTATCGTGTTCATGCCCCCGTTGTGCTTTCTGAAAACTCGCTCTGTGTTCTTCCAATCCAAAACCCACTACCATGAACACCACGTCTACCCTACTCCTGGCTCGCGTGCGGGCTGGCCGCCACCTTACTTGGCGGGCCCTGCGCCTGCTGGCCTTGCTGCTGGCTCTCACGGCTGGGCTTAGCTTCCGGGCCTCGGCCCTCCAAGGCAACGACAACTGCCACGACCCCTCTACCATTGTCAAGGATGGCAATACGTACTGGATTTTCACGACTGGCACGGGCATCTATGCCATGTACTCTACTGACCTGGTAACCTGGCAATCGGGGCCCCGGCCGGTGTTTGCGGCCGGCTCCTACCCTAGCTGGATTCAAAGTAAAGTACCCGGCTTTACCGGCGACTTTTGGGCCCCCGAGTGCGTGTACCGCAACGGCAAGTTTTACTTGTACTACTCGGTTTCTACGTTCGGCTCCAACACTTCCACCATCGGGCTGGCCACCAACGTAACCCTGGACCCGGCTAACCCTAACTACCAGTGGATAGACCAGGGCGAGGTTATTTCGACCACGGGCAGCAGCGCCTCCAACGCCATCGACCCGGCCGTGGTGACCGACGCCAGCGGCGGGTTGTGGATGAGTTACGGCTCGTTTTTCAAAGGTATTGGCCTGATTAAGCTCGATGGCCTGACCGGCAAACGCTCGGGCACCAGCTTCAGCTGGCTGGCCGGCAACGTAGCCGCCGACGGTGTGACGCGCAACAACAGCGGCAGCGAAGCGCCCTACATCGTGCGCAACGGCAGCTATTACTACCTGTTCATCAACAAAGGAGCCTGCTGCCAGGGCTCCAGCAGCACCTACTACATTCAGGTTGGCCGCTCCACCAGCATCACGGGGCCTTACCTAGATAAAAACGGGGTGGACTTAAACAAGAACGGTGGCACTACCCTTATTGCTACCAAGGGCAATTATGTGGGCCCGGGCCACGTGGGCTTGTTCCAGGAAAACGGCGCCAACTACCTCACCCACCATTATTACGACAGCAACCAGAACGGTCGCGCCCGCCTGAGTGTGGGCAACATGGGCTGGGATGCCGCGGCCTGGCCCTTCATCACCCGCGACTGGCTGGCGGCCGGCCGCTATACGCTTGCCAACGCAAACAGCGGGCTGGTGTGGGATGCTTGGGGCTGCACCGGCGTGCAAGGCCAGGCCATTGCCCAGGGCACCAGCACCCCCGGCCTAGCCTGCCAGCAGTGGAACCTCACGCCCGACGGCAACGGGGAGTACAAAATCACCTCGGCCGTGGGGGCCGGCTTGGCCGCCGATGTCCTTGCCAATAACCCCAACAACGGCGCCAAGCTCCAGCTGTATCCATACAACGGGGCCGCCAATCAGCGCTTCAAGGTGGAGCGGGCCAGCACCGGCCAGTACGTGCTGTCGTCGGTGAATGGGGGACGCGCTGTGGAAGTGCCGGCCTGCTCCAGCACCGCCGGCGTGCAGCTGGCCCTCTATGACTACCTCGGTAACAACTGCCAGAAATGGGCCATTGCCCCGGCCACCAGCGCCCGGGTGTTGGCAACCCAGAGTGCCAACACCGCGCAGTTCAGCGTGTACCCCAACCCCACCGAACGGGGCCGCTTCACGGTGGCGCTCGGGCAGGAGCTGGCCGCTTCGGGCGTTACCATCACGCTGGCCGACGTGCACGGCCGTCAGGTGTACGCCCGCACCAGCACCGGCCAGCCATCGGTGGTGGTGGAGGCCAACCTCAAGGCCGGGCTGTACCTACTGCACGTGAGCGGGGGGCAAGGCACTTACACCCAGAAACTAGTTGTGCAATAAACAGTGGCCCCTCGGCTTTCCTAGGAGAAGAGCTGAGGGGCCCGCTGGCAAACTTCAACGCCTGATGAGAGGACGCACCCTGACGCAGCTTACAGCCGGTTTTCTGTTAACCAGCGTAGTGGCTGCTACCCCCGCAACAGCGCAGAAGGCTGCTGCCAAAACCGATTTCCACCAGTGGGCCCCTACCCCGCCCCTGGGCTGGAATAGCTGGGACTGCTACGGACCTACTGTGACCGAAGCCGAGGTGAAAGCCAACGCCGACTACATGGCCCGCTACCTGAAAAGCAGCGGCTGGGAGTACGTGGTAGTAGATATCCGCTGGTACGTGGGCAACGACACGGCCCACGGCTACAACGAGAAAAACCCCGACTGGAACATCGACTCGTACGGCCGCTTCGTGCCGGCCCCGAACCGGTTTCCCTCGGCGGCGGGTGGCAAGGGCTTCAAACCTCTAGCCGACTACCTGCACGCCCGGGGGCTCAAATTCGGCATTCACATCATGCGCGGGGTGCCGGTGGTAGCGGTGCAGCGGCAGTTGCCCATCCTCGGCAGCAAGGCCACGGCCGCCGACATTTATTCCAAGGAAGGCCAAGCGGGCTGGCTCCACGACATGTACACGGTGGTGGCCGGGCGGCCCGGGGCCCAGGAGTACTACAACTCCCTGTTCCAGCTGTACGCCAGCTGGGGAGTTGATTTTGTGAAGGTTGACGACTTGTCCTCGCCCTACCACAAGCCGGAGGTAGAAATGATCCGGCGGGCTATTGACTTATCGGGCCGCCGAATTGTGCTCAGCACCTCACCCGGCGAAACGCCCATTACAGAGGCCAAGCACGTGCAGCAGCACGCCAACATGTGGCGCACCGTCGGCGACTTTTGGGACTCCTGGGAGCAACTCAAGGAGCACTTCGAGGTGTGCAACCGCTGGGCGCCCTACATCCGCCCCGGCGCCTACCCCGATGCCGACATGCTCCCGCTGGGCCGCATCGGCATTCGGGCCGAGCGCGGCGACGACCGGATGTCGCGCTTCACCCGCGACGAGCAGTACACGCTCATGAGCCTGTGGAGCATCTTCCGCTCCCCGCTCATGTTCGGCGGCGATTTGCCCAGCAACGACGCTTTCACGCTGTCTTTGCTCACGAACAAGGACGTGCTAGCCATGCACCGCACCAGCACCAACAACCGCCAGCTGTTTCGGAAAGACAACCTGATTGCCTGGACCGCCGACGACCCTAACACCGGCGACAAGTTCCTGGCCCTCTTCAACGCCCAGGATCAGGAACTAGCACCCGCCTCGGAAGCTGCCTGGGCCAGCGCCGTTATTACTCGCCAAACGCCCGGCCAGAGCCAGCCCGTAGACGTGGACATCAGCGGCGCATCCAAGCTCTACCTCAACGTGCGCGACGGGGGCGACGATATTGCCTGGGACCACGCCAATTGGCTGAACCCGGTGCTTCGCAACGGCTCCAACTCCGTGCTACTTACTTCTCTGCCTTGGAAAACGGCTTCCGCTGGCTGGGGCAAAGCAGCTGCGAACAAGAGCGTATCGGGTGCCGACTTGCTGGTGGCGGGCAAGAAATACGACCAGGGCATTGGTACTCACTCCAACTCGATGATTGAGTACGACCTGCCCACTGGCTTCACCCGCTTCCAAGCCACCGCTGGCCTCGACAATGCGGGCGCCGCGCAGAATACCGGCGGCACGCTGCAGTTTTTGGTCTTTACCAAAAACCCCTTCCGACCCATGCCCGCCGACTCCGCCCGCGTCTCCGTAGCACTGGCGCAACTAGGCCTAATGGGCCCCTGCACCGTCCGGGACTTGTGGACCGGCAAGACTACCACCGCCGCTACGGGAGAGTTTGCGCCCTACGTGCGCCGACACGGCGCCAAGCTGTACCGGATTTCAAAAACCAAGAAATAGAGCTGGCAACTACTCTCCTCTCCCTTCGGAGAGGGGTTTGGGGTGAGGCAAACTAGCGCTAAAAACTAAAGCCAGTAATCGTTCTGCTGTCCCTCAACCACCCCTGGCTCACCTTGCTTGATGCGCGACATTTTCAAGGAGGGGAACTAGCTGCCTAATTCTAGCTTCTTACCTCTACATCCTACCTTCCTATGAAACGCTTCCTTCCTTCCCTGGCCCTGCTCGGTTTGCTAAGCTCACCCGGCTTTGCCCAATCAATAAAACGGTCTGACTACCCCATCCAGGCGGTTTCGTTTACCAAGGTGAAGCTGGCCGATAACTTCTGGCTGCCCCGCCTCAAAACCAACACCGACGTGACCATTCCGGCCTCGTTTCAGCGGTGCGAGGCCACCAGTCGGGTCAAGAACTTTGAAATGGCCGCGGCCAAGTCGGGCAAGTTTGCTACCATCTTTCCCTTCGACGATACCGACATCTACAAGACCATTGAAGGCGCCTCGTACTCGCTTAAGCTCTACCCCGACGAGAAGCTGGACGAGTACATGGACGAGCTGATCAAGAAAGTGGCCGCCGCTCAGGAGCCCGATGGTTACCTCTATACCGCCCGCACCATCGACCCGGCTCACCCCCACGAGTGGGCCGGGCCGGAGCGCTGGGTAAAGGAGCGGGAACTAAGCCACGAGCTGTATAACTCGGGCCACCTATACGAAGCCGCCGTAGCGCACTACGAGGCCACGGACAAGAAAAGCCTGCTGAATATTGCCCTCAAAAACGCCGACCTGGTATGCTCCGTATTTGGGCCAGGCAAGCGCGGGGTAGCACCCGGCCACGAGATTGTGGAAATGGGCCTGGTGAAGCTCTACCGCGTTACGGGCAAGCCCGAGTACTTAAGCACAGCTAAGTTTTTTCTGGAGGAACGTGGCAAGTACAAAGGCTACGACCCCAAAAGCCCCGATGCGTGGCGCAACGGCTCGTACTGGCAGGACCACAAGCCCGTAGTAGACCAGCGCGAAGCCGAAGGACACGCCGTGCGCGCCGAATACCTGTACTCCGCCATGGCCGACGTAGCCGCCCTCACCGGCGACCAGAAGCTGCTAGCCGCCGTGGACAGCATCTGGCAGAACATGGTCAGCAAGAAGCTCTACGTGACGGGCGGCACCGGCGCCGTGCCCGGCGGCGAGCGGTTCGGGGGCAATTACGAGCTGCCCAACACCACGGCCTACAACGAAACCTGCGCCGCCGTGGCCAACGTGTACTGGAACCAGCGCATGTTCCAGCTCCACGGCGACGCGAAGTACGTGGACGTGCTGGAGAAAGTACTCTACAACGGGCTGATTTCGGGGGTAGGGCTCGATGGTAAGTCCTTTTTCTACTCCAACGCCATGCAGATCAAAAACAGCACGAGCTTCCCCCAGACCGAGCCCCAGCGCGCCGGCTGGTTTGACTGTTCCTGCTGCCCCACCAACATGGCCCGCCTGATGCCTTCCTTGCCGGGCTACGTGTACGCCCAGAAGGGCCATGACGTGTACGCCAACCTGTTCATCAGCGGCACTACCGATTTGAAAGTGAACAACAAGGCCGTGCGCATCACCCAGCAACACAACTACCCCTGGCAGGGCGACTTGAAGTTCACCATCAGCCCCGCCGCTACCACCGACTTCAACCTGCTGGTGCGCCTGCCCGGTTGGGCCCGCAACGAGGCCGTCCCCTCTGATCTGTACCGCTTCGCCACGACATCAGACCAGAAGGTAAGCATCACGGTAAACGGCAAGCCCGTGCAGTACACCACCCGCCAGGGCTATGCCGTGCTACCCCGCAAGTGGCGCCGGGGCGACGTGGTAGAAGTAAAACTACCCATGGACGTGCGCCAGGTAGTGGCCAACCCCAAAGTGCAGGACAACCTAGGCCGGGTGGCCCTGCAGCGCGGCCCCGTGGTGTACTGCGCTGAGTGGAAGGACAATAATGGCAAGGCTAGCAACCTCATCGTGCCGGCTGCTACCTCCTTCACTACCAATTACCAGCCCGAAGTACTTAACGGCATCATGCAGCTCCAGGCCACCGTGCCTGCCGTGCAAATTGATGCCGCTAACAACTCCATCAGCACCACCCGCCAGACCCTAACGGCCATTCCCTACTACGCCTGGGCCAACCGCGGCAAGGGCGAAATGGTGGTCTGGTTCCCCCAGCAAATCACCGACGTGGACCTGGTGTCGCGCCAGCCCAAGGAAGTAACCGTAGGAAAGTAACAGCCCGTTGTCATGCCGAGCAGCGCGAGGAATCTGGGTTTAGCTTCTGATGAGTAACTCAGATTCCTCGCGCTGCTCGGCATGACAATTATAGCTAGTATAGTCAATGCCCGAAGCTGGAATAGCGGCGGTTCCTACAGCTACTGTCCAGGAGCTAGTATAGTAGCTTGAAATCTGAGGGAGCAGGTTTTGCGTTAGCGTACGACCTCCTACCCCACAGCTTCCCGATGAACCCTCCCCCGCCTTGCCACTGGATGCAGCAGAACGAGCTGCTCCAAAGCTTCCATGACCACGAGTGGGGCGAGCCGGTTGCAGACCCGGACATTCTGTTTGAGTACCTGGTGCTCCACACCTTTCAACTAGGCTTCGACTTCCCGGTGGTGCTGCGGCGGCGCGAGGCGTTCCGGGAGTTGCTGGCGGGTTTCGACCCAGAGAAGCTGGCCCGGTTTAGAGAGGCGGAAGTAGAGGAGCTGCTACTGAACCCGCGCATCATCCGGAACCGCCGCAAGCTAGAAGCTACCATTCAGAACGCCCGCGCCTGGTTGCAACTCCGCCGGGAGGTAGGCGGCCAAGCGCAGCTTCTGCCCTTCTTTTACGCCTTTGTCGGGGGCAAGCCGCTTGATGTCCAGCGTAGCTCCGACAATCCACCGCCGGTTTCTACGCCGGCCAGCTTGGCCCTGAGCCAGGAGCTAAAGCGGCGCGGATTCGTCATGACCGGGCCGGTGACGTGTTACAACCTAATGCAAACCGCCGGCCTCGTCAACGACCACCTGACAAGCTGCCCGCGCCACGCTGAGTGTCGGCAGCTAGCCGCGGGGTAGCGCCCTTGTTTACAGCCTGATATGCCCCGGCTTTTGTTCTGCTTGCCGTAGCCTAGCCGATGCGGTGGCTGGTTGAAACGGTTGTGCTTGGCCGCGGACAGCAGGCTTTTTTCGGGTTTTTATAGGATGAATTTCCTGGACTTGTGCTTAACTTAAGTCTGGAACGCTGGTTACTGATCCATGCCCGCCGCAACTGCGGCGGCTGTGCCGCGTCTTTGTCCGCGTCTGGACTTTCCCCTGACCCTTTCCACTAGCTAGAGCTATGAACCCTGAACACGACACGCCCGGCAGCGGCCACGACGAGGCCCGCCGGAGCTTCCTGAAACAATCGTCGGTGCTGACGGCTATGGCCCTGGTGCCGGGGCCGTTGGTGCAGGCCGCCG of Hymenobacter sublimis contains these proteins:
- a CDS encoding DNA-3-methyladenine glycosylase I, with protein sequence MNPPPPCHWMQQNELLQSFHDHEWGEPVADPDILFEYLVLHTFQLGFDFPVVLRRREAFRELLAGFDPEKLARFREAEVEELLLNPRIIRNRRKLEATIQNARAWLQLRREVGGQAQLLPFFYAFVGGKPLDVQRSSDNPPPVSTPASLALSQELKRRGFVMTGPVTCYNLMQTAGLVNDHLTSCPRHAECRQLAAG